Proteins found in one Alteromonas macleodii genomic segment:
- a CDS encoding putative manganese transporter, translated as MSTASHTSKSAKALERDKYRPRLLGGFTQGLIQSTLYPLLANKRLLMPLLVITLLAYDSTRSVTLSVLSDAYFQVAAFVYASLALYYLATLRVSADAIGNYMKTHPVHEVGLSALLGALPGCGGAIIVVTQYTRGVTSFGAVVAVLTSTMGDAAFLLLAQAPLDALTVMAVSVTVGAATGLVVNKFHNYRAPETVDSNEELQNTDKPKALSHKATSLSKVFWMTLSLPSLAIALALAFQLPVHSYLAISEDTLTLIGACLCIASLVLWSLCGSGSGYASVTKEDVIPPPPKWQEKAALDTQFVLAWVILAFLIFELSVVWFGLDIAGMLEAMGPGLVGLAIVIGFLPGCGPQILVTSLYLNGAVPFSAQLGNAISNDGDALFPAIALSPKAALIATVYSAIPAFLVGYGYWYLFE; from the coding sequence ATGAGTACAGCGTCCCACACATCGAAAAGTGCAAAAGCGTTGGAGCGCGATAAGTATCGACCGCGGCTTCTTGGTGGTTTTACTCAAGGTTTAATTCAAAGCACTCTTTACCCGCTGCTAGCTAACAAGCGGCTGCTTATGCCGCTTTTAGTTATCACTCTACTCGCTTATGACAGTACCCGCTCTGTGACGCTTTCAGTTTTATCAGACGCATACTTCCAAGTAGCAGCATTTGTTTATGCATCGCTCGCACTTTATTACTTGGCCACATTGCGGGTCTCAGCTGATGCTATTGGCAACTACATGAAAACGCACCCCGTCCACGAGGTAGGCCTTTCGGCACTGCTTGGTGCTTTACCCGGCTGCGGTGGTGCAATTATTGTAGTGACCCAGTACACACGAGGTGTTACCAGCTTTGGCGCGGTGGTAGCGGTATTAACCAGCACCATGGGCGATGCCGCCTTTTTGTTGCTAGCTCAGGCGCCATTAGATGCGTTAACCGTTATGGCGGTTAGTGTGACTGTAGGTGCCGCGACGGGATTAGTGGTTAATAAATTCCATAATTATCGAGCACCTGAAACGGTTGATTCGAATGAAGAGCTCCAGAACACCGATAAACCAAAAGCACTAAGCCATAAAGCCACGTCACTATCTAAAGTATTCTGGATGACTTTGAGCTTACCGTCGCTAGCAATTGCCTTGGCTCTGGCGTTTCAACTCCCCGTTCACAGTTACTTAGCTATTAGTGAGGATACACTAACACTAATTGGCGCCTGTCTGTGTATAGCAAGTTTGGTGCTTTGGTCACTGTGTGGTTCGGGAAGCGGATACGCCTCAGTCACCAAAGAAGACGTTATCCCTCCCCCTCCTAAGTGGCAGGAAAAAGCCGCGTTAGATACGCAATTTGTATTGGCATGGGTGATACTCGCATTTTTGATTTTCGAGCTTTCTGTTGTCTGGTTTGGACTAGACATAGCTGGAATGCTTGAAGCTATGGGTCCTGGCTTGGTCGGCTTGGCTATTGTTATAGGTTTTTTACCCGGCTGCGGCCCTCAAATATTGGTCACCAGTTTGTATTTAAATGGCGCTGTTCCTTTTTCAGCTCAATTAGGCAACGCGATTAGTAACGATGGCGACGCTTTGTTTCCCGCTATCGCGCTTTCGCCAAAGGCAGCCCTTATCGCTACGGTGTACTCTGCCATTCCAGCTTTTCTTGTAGGCTATGGCTACTGGTATCTCTTTGAATGA
- the azu gene encoding azurin, producing MIKKLLGGTALFLLASNAFANECETTVESNDAMQFNTKNVTIPASCSEFTVTLKHTGQLPKQSMGHNWVMTTKANGQAVATDGMSAGLDNDYIKPGDERVIGATEIIGGGEQTSTTFSVEGLSKDEEYMFFCSFPGHIGVMQGTVTLSS from the coding sequence ATGATCAAGAAACTACTTGGCGGCACAGCCCTTTTCCTTTTAGCTTCCAATGCATTTGCTAACGAATGTGAAACGACTGTGGAATCAAATGACGCGATGCAGTTCAATACAAAAAACGTAACGATTCCTGCAAGCTGCAGCGAATTTACCGTAACGCTAAAGCATACTGGTCAACTACCTAAGCAATCTATGGGTCATAACTGGGTAATGACCACCAAGGCTAATGGGCAAGCGGTAGCAACAGACGGCATGAGTGCTGGACTCGATAATGACTACATTAAGCCTGGTGATGAGCGTGTTATTGGCGCTACAGAGATAATTGGCGGTGGCGAACAAACTTCTACTACGTTTTCTGTTGAAGGTCTAAGTAAAGACGAAGAATACATGTTCTTCTGCTCATTCCCCGGTCATATCGGAGTTATGCAAGGTACGGTTACCCTTTCTAGTTAA
- the minD gene encoding septum site-determining protein MinD, whose amino-acid sequence MAKIIVVTSGKGGVGKTTSSAAISTGLALAGHKTVVIDFDVGLRNLDLIMGCERRVVYDFVNVINKEASLKQALIKDKRTENLFILPASQTRDKDALTVEGVQAVLDELKKDFEYIICDSPAGIEQGAQMALYFADEAIVVTNPEVSSVRDSDRILGILQSKSMRAEKGEPVKEHLLLTRYNPMRVESAEMLSVADVEEILAIPLLGVIPESEAVLKASNQGQPVILDEEANAGQAYADAVKRLLGETVPHRFLEAEKKGFFKRLLGGK is encoded by the coding sequence ATGGCAAAGATTATCGTAGTAACCTCAGGAAAAGGTGGTGTAGGTAAAACTACATCGAGTGCAGCAATAAGTACGGGGCTTGCGTTAGCAGGTCATAAAACGGTAGTGATAGACTTCGATGTAGGCTTGCGAAACCTCGACCTTATTATGGGTTGTGAGCGCCGCGTTGTTTACGATTTTGTTAACGTTATCAACAAAGAAGCGTCACTAAAACAAGCGCTAATTAAAGATAAGAGAACGGAAAATCTTTTCATTCTTCCCGCTTCTCAAACTCGCGATAAAGATGCACTCACTGTAGAGGGTGTGCAAGCCGTATTAGACGAGCTTAAGAAAGACTTCGAGTACATCATTTGTGATTCGCCAGCAGGTATCGAACAAGGTGCTCAAATGGCGCTTTATTTTGCTGATGAAGCCATTGTAGTAACCAATCCGGAAGTATCGTCGGTACGTGACTCAGATCGTATTTTAGGTATTTTACAAAGCAAATCGATGCGCGCAGAAAAAGGCGAACCGGTTAAAGAGCATCTGCTTCTTACTCGCTACAACCCAATGCGTGTAGAAAGTGCGGAAATGTTGAGTGTTGCCGATGTGGAAGAAATTTTGGCGATTCCACTATTGGGCGTTATTCCAGAATCTGAAGCAGTGCTTAAAGCATCTAACCAAGGTCAGCCGGTTATTCTTGACGAAGAAGCTAATGCAGGACAAGCTTATGCTGACGCTGTAAAACGTCTGCTAGGCGAAACTGTTCCTCATCGTTTCCTAGAGGCAGAGAAGAAAGGGTTCTTTAAGCGTCTGCTAGGAGGGAAGTAA
- the minE gene encoding cell division topological specificity factor MinE — protein sequence MGIFDLLKKKQKPSTAAVAKERLQIIVAHERKKRTEPDYLPMMQQEIIQVIRKYVSIADDQVSVQLDNNDECSVLELNVTLPEN from the coding sequence ATGGGAATTTTCGACCTGCTCAAAAAGAAGCAAAAGCCGAGCACTGCGGCAGTAGCCAAAGAGCGGTTACAGATTATTGTTGCGCATGAGCGTAAGAAACGGACAGAGCCCGATTACTTGCCAATGATGCAGCAAGAAATTATTCAAGTGATTAGAAAATACGTTTCTATCGCGGATGATCAGGTTTCAGTTCAGCTTGATAATAATGACGAATGCAGCGTACTAGAGCTAAACGTAACGCTTCCGGAAAACTAG
- a CDS encoding DUF6776 family protein, with protein MTTDQLKELLGNYKWTLMVAFIMFVMIGFGYKLARIVDEGDSKKVQAQKETIAILSEENNALTTKVNQLEVAVELATLESENIAKTLSDQKKELEAQQELLSFYERVMAPEKTDDGFAIEGVEVFKLSDSSYQLRLVLLQSKQRKAVINGNLDIAIVGKRDGKPVRLESGKSSLLDEDVKYRFRFFQAVNVTLTIEEDIDVESIVFSTRVYQYKTRKGNYEVSVPWSEALSVDVE; from the coding sequence ATGACAACAGACCAATTAAAAGAATTATTAGGCAACTATAAATGGACCTTGATGGTAGCGTTCATCATGTTCGTCATGATTGGATTCGGTTACAAGCTAGCGCGAATTGTTGACGAAGGCGACAGCAAGAAAGTGCAGGCTCAAAAAGAAACTATTGCTATTTTGTCTGAAGAAAATAATGCGCTAACGACGAAAGTAAATCAGCTTGAAGTAGCCGTGGAGCTCGCCACATTAGAGTCTGAAAATATCGCAAAAACGTTGAGCGATCAGAAGAAAGAGCTAGAAGCACAACAAGAGCTGTTAAGCTTTTATGAGCGTGTTATGGCGCCCGAGAAAACCGATGACGGCTTTGCTATTGAAGGGGTAGAGGTCTTTAAATTAAGTGATTCATCATATCAACTCAGGTTAGTTTTACTGCAATCTAAACAAAGAAAGGCAGTGATAAATGGCAACTTAGACATTGCTATTGTGGGCAAAAGAGATGGAAAGCCTGTTAGGTTAGAATCCGGCAAATCAAGCTTACTTGATGAAGACGTAAAGTATCGCTTTCGTTTTTTCCAAGCGGTTAACGTAACGCTTACTATCGAAGAGGATATAGACGTAGAGTCTATTGTTTTCTCTACTCGGGTTTATCAGTATAAAACTCGCAAAGGAAACTATGAGGTAAGCGTACCGTGGAGTGAAGCGCTTTCAGTCGATGTAGAGTAA
- a CDS encoding polyphosphate kinase 2 family protein, whose amino-acid sequence MSSSHQKTIVTLFDDFGRSRFNEKEEYKNQLSTCQESLFHVQQSYYHQKKRALIVFEGWDASGKGGAIRRITEKLDPRSVNVFPVSAPTQEEREKHFLYRFWKQIPSPGKLTIFDRSHYGRVLVERVDGLTPANDWQRSYQEINEFEKTLSDNGVRIIKLFMHISADEQRERFEERLHNPFKRWKLTEEDLHNRRMREHYVEAINDMFEKTHTDYAPWHIINGEYKWQARVDVLETLVQALSEGVDITPPPLDEKLIAMASKQLDVNEEKLRSTDKE is encoded by the coding sequence ATGAGCTCTTCTCATCAAAAAACTATCGTTACCTTGTTTGATGATTTCGGTCGTTCTCGATTTAATGAGAAAGAAGAATACAAAAATCAGTTAAGTACATGCCAAGAATCTCTTTTTCATGTTCAGCAGTCCTACTATCACCAAAAAAAACGCGCGCTTATCGTTTTTGAAGGCTGGGATGCATCAGGCAAAGGTGGAGCCATACGACGTATCACAGAAAAATTAGATCCTCGCTCCGTGAACGTGTTTCCGGTATCTGCGCCGACACAAGAAGAACGTGAAAAACACTTTCTTTATCGCTTTTGGAAACAGATCCCTTCACCTGGTAAGCTCACAATTTTTGACCGTTCCCACTATGGACGAGTGCTGGTTGAGCGGGTTGACGGGCTAACTCCCGCTAATGACTGGCAGCGTAGTTATCAAGAGATAAACGAATTTGAAAAAACGCTTAGCGATAATGGCGTTCGCATCATAAAGTTGTTTATGCATATCTCCGCAGACGAGCAGCGCGAAAGATTTGAAGAGCGCTTACACAACCCTTTTAAGCGTTGGAAACTCACTGAAGAAGATTTACACAATCGTCGCATGCGCGAACATTACGTTGAAGCTATTAACGATATGTTCGAGAAGACTCATACTGATTACGCTCCATGGCATATTATAAATGGAGAGTATAAATGGCAGGCGAGAGTTGACGTACTCGAAACCCTCGTTCAAGCATTAAGTGAAGGGGTAGATATTACACCTCCCCCTTTAGATGAGAAGCTCATCGCTATGGCTTCAAAACAGCTAGACGTGAATGAGGAAAAACTAAGAAGCACTGATAAAGAATAA
- the minC gene encoding septum site-determining protein MinC, whose protein sequence is MTETCFRMKGTTLTSIVLEVIDFEPDNFETQLSKKVASAPQFFTRSSLILHLIKPLSATEFELLVALCRRLQLQPMAVKGEVAELKATINDLGLADVSQSKFTDSALRSQKESANNGTESGSNKTHSNERASQAQKQAPAEPSESEPAPTVAPALKPAKVINRPVRSGQQVYAEGSDLVVTASVSEGAELLADGNIHVYGTLRGRALAGVKGNTGARVFCQSLDAELISIAGQFIMHDTVKGECWKKPAQVYLEEETLRIEPLA, encoded by the coding sequence ATGACAGAAACTTGCTTTCGCATGAAGGGCACTACGCTCACCAGTATTGTGTTAGAAGTAATAGATTTTGAGCCAGATAACTTCGAAACTCAGTTATCTAAGAAAGTGGCGAGCGCGCCGCAGTTCTTTACCCGTTCCTCACTGATTTTGCATTTGATAAAGCCTTTGTCTGCTACCGAGTTCGAACTGCTAGTGGCGCTTTGCCGTCGTTTGCAATTGCAGCCTATGGCGGTGAAAGGTGAAGTGGCAGAGCTGAAAGCAACCATTAATGATTTGGGATTAGCTGATGTAAGCCAAAGTAAATTTACAGATAGCGCACTTCGTTCACAAAAAGAGAGCGCTAATAACGGCACTGAAAGCGGCAGCAACAAAACCCATAGCAACGAGCGCGCGTCGCAAGCACAGAAGCAAGCACCTGCAGAGCCTTCTGAAAGCGAGCCTGCTCCTACAGTAGCTCCAGCACTTAAGCCAGCTAAAGTCATCAATCGTCCTGTACGTTCTGGCCAGCAAGTTTATGCTGAAGGCAGTGACTTAGTAGTAACTGCGTCGGTCAGCGAAGGTGCTGAGCTTTTGGCTGATGGCAACATTCATGTTTACGGTACGTTGCGCGGACGCGCGTTAGCTGGCGTTAAAGGCAACACGGGGGCTCGTGTATTTTGTCAGTCATTAGACGCAGAACTCATTTCAATTGCTGGGCAATTCATTATGCACGACACCGTAAAGGGTGAGTGCTGGAAGAAGCCTGCACAAGTGTATTTAGAAGAAGAAACATTACGTATAGAGCCGTTAGCTTAA
- a CDS encoding class II fumarate hydratase encodes MTATRTERDSMGELQVPEDALYGAQTQRAIQNFPVSGQRMPEAFIHALLTVKKAAAQANMKLKALDSDRGLAIVKACDELLALDDVMQHFPVDVFQTGSGTSTNMNANEVVARLACRYSSEEVHPNDHVNYGQSSNDVIPTTIHVSAAIALSNELVPAVEGLVSIIESKAKSVAQYCKTGRTHLMDAMPVRMDQSLLAWASQLKQQLKNLRAVQPAIQNLAQGGTAVGTGVNAHADFATTFSDTLGELTDIAFKPADNFFALIGSQDTAVTLSGATKSLAVTLMKIANDLRWMNSGPLAGLGEIALPALQPGSSIMPGKVNPVIPEAVAMASAQVIGNDAAITVGGQSGNFELNVMLPMIASNLLSSLSLMTNSATLIGEQAIEGFTVNQDNIEAPLYRNPVLVTALNPVIGYAKAAEIAKAAYKENKPVIDVAEAMTDIPREELEALLDPRDLT; translated from the coding sequence ATGACAGCAACACGCACTGAACGCGACAGCATGGGTGAGTTACAAGTGCCTGAAGATGCACTTTACGGCGCACAAACTCAACGTGCTATTCAAAACTTTCCGGTCAGTGGGCAGCGCATGCCTGAAGCTTTTATACACGCATTGCTCACTGTAAAAAAAGCCGCAGCGCAAGCAAATATGAAGCTGAAAGCACTAGATAGCGATCGCGGTTTGGCGATAGTAAAAGCCTGCGATGAACTGTTAGCCCTTGACGATGTTATGCAGCACTTTCCGGTAGATGTCTTTCAGACGGGGTCCGGTACCAGCACAAACATGAATGCCAACGAAGTAGTAGCCCGTTTGGCATGTCGTTATTCAAGTGAAGAGGTTCACCCGAACGATCATGTAAATTATGGGCAAAGTTCAAATGATGTAATACCAACAACCATTCACGTAAGCGCGGCTATCGCCTTATCAAATGAGCTAGTGCCTGCTGTGGAAGGTCTGGTTAGCATTATTGAATCAAAAGCAAAGTCTGTCGCGCAATATTGTAAAACGGGGCGCACTCACCTTATGGATGCGATGCCAGTAAGAATGGATCAAAGCTTACTAGCTTGGGCATCTCAGCTTAAGCAGCAGTTAAAAAATCTTCGTGCTGTGCAACCTGCTATCCAAAACCTTGCTCAGGGGGGCACGGCAGTGGGTACGGGTGTAAACGCCCATGCTGACTTTGCAACAACATTTTCAGATACGCTAGGAGAGTTGACTGATATCGCGTTTAAACCAGCAGATAATTTCTTTGCGCTCATTGGCTCTCAAGACACCGCGGTAACGCTTTCAGGTGCGACGAAAAGCTTGGCAGTAACCTTAATGAAAATTGCCAATGACCTGCGCTGGATGAATTCCGGCCCGCTAGCTGGGTTGGGAGAAATAGCTTTGCCAGCATTACAGCCCGGCTCATCGATAATGCCGGGCAAGGTTAACCCAGTTATTCCTGAAGCGGTGGCAATGGCGTCAGCACAGGTAATAGGCAACGACGCGGCAATTACCGTAGGCGGGCAGTCTGGAAACTTCGAGCTCAACGTCATGCTGCCTATGATTGCCAGTAATTTGTTATCAAGCTTGTCGCTAATGACCAACAGTGCGACGCTTATCGGCGAACAGGCAATTGAAGGATTCACGGTCAACCAAGATAACATTGAAGCGCCTCTTTACAGAAACCCTGTCCTCGTTACCGCGCTCAACCCTGTCATTGGCTATGCAAAAGCTGCGGAAATTGCCAAAGCAGCTTATAAGGAGAATAAGCCTGTTATCGATGTGGCTGAAGCAATGACAGATATCCCTAGGGAAGAGCTGGAAGCCTTACTAGATCCTAGAGATCTCACTTAG